In Aegilops tauschii subsp. strangulata cultivar AL8/78 chromosome 3, Aet v6.0, whole genome shotgun sequence, one genomic interval encodes:
- the LOC109782606 gene encoding uncharacterized protein — protein MAVPAWMRRQMDQILELDMEELEVEEVDDSGSSSSSDVATFLRNTHGDGETSTSGEFTVNMSRASLNTYVGEIDDTRGRFAFLDGGAVLSLPMLSLQGFVLFPEATLTLRVTQPRFAAAVDKAINHVDNPCMIGVVHACRHVNDGHHAIASVGTTAEILEIRRLDDGSSNVITRGQQRFRLWRSWVDIDEVPWGEIQIIEEDTPLRTPRDAFGQLAASNTFKQCDSSVHSFGVSCFKQKDLMDSDLDLDSLSYTSTSSDHSVTDTGIYYSSNEDEDLMPELSWQKHGSVNEFGALSQPVKDITIGDDDDLCFAPPESLSPVKKKDAGQQRQYRAAYNSKMAPLSFWPQWVYNMYDSYSLARKAADLWNQIIAEPGMDDYVRKPDILSFLIGSKLPVSASMRQELLDVDGISYRLQREIQLLKAFNLVRCRNCLALIARRSDMVIPSSVDQCGAHVMPLLYKGAQEVITVHNTSGLALHGNPSDAHSWFPGYTWTIALCAACESNIGWLFRADKRNLLPKSFWGVRISQTKDGTQSAKDRSSV, from the exons ATGGCGGTGCCGGCGTGGATGCGGAGGCAGATGGACCAGATCCTggagctggacatggaggagcTCGAGGTCGAAGAGGTCGACGACTCcggctcgtcctcctcctccgacgtcgcCACCTTCCTCAG AAATACTCATGGAGATGGAGAGACTAGCACTTCTGGagagtttacagtcaatatgtcTCGGGCTTCCCTGAACACATATGTTGGTG AGATTGATGATACCCGGGGCAGATTTGCTTTCTTGGATGGTGGTGCAGTCCTCAGTTTACCTATGCTTTCTCTTCAAG GATTTGTTTTGTTTCCTGAAGCTACCCTGACTCTTAGAGTAACTCAACCTAGATTTGCAGCAGCTGTTGACAAGGCTATTAATCATGTTGATAATCCATGCATGATAGGTGTG GTTCATGCCTGCCGACACGTAAATGATGGGCATCATGCTATTGCTTCAGTTGGCACAACAGCGGAG ATACTCGAAATTAGGCGATTGGATGATGGCTCGTCAAATGTTATCACTCGAGGTCAGCAGCGGTTTCGCCTTTGGCGCAGTTGGGTCGACATCGATGAAGTA CCATGGGGTGAGATCCAAATCATCGAAGAAGACACGCCTTTAAGAACTCCAAGGGATGCATTTGGACAGTTAGCTGCAAGTAATACCTTCAAGCAATGTGATTCATCAGTGCACAGTTTTGGTGTATCTTGTTTCAAGCAAAAAGATCTTATGGATTCTGATCTTGATTTGGATTCTCTGTCATATACTAGTACTTCAAGTGACCATTCAGTAACAGATACAGGAATATACTATTCCTCAAATGAAGATGAAGATCTCATGCCTGAACTGTCTTGGCAGAAGCATGGTTCTGTGAATGAATTTGGTGCATTAAGTCAGCCAGTCAAGGATATCACCATCGGAGATGATGATGATCTTTGCTTTGCACCCCCTGAATCCTTATCACCAGTGAAAAAGAAAGATGCTGGGCAACAGAGACAATACCGTGCTGCTTATAATTCAAAGATGGCCCCATTATCGTTTTGGCCCCAATGGGTTTACAATATGTACGATTCATATTCACTTGCACGCAAGGCTGCAG ATTTGTGGAATCAGATAATTGCAGAGCCAGGCATGGATGATTATGTGAGAAAACCAGATATTTTGTCGTTTCTTATTGGAAGCAAACTACCCGTGTCAGCGTCTATGAGACAGGAATTGCTTGACGTTGATGGAATATCATATCGGTTGCAGCGGGAGATTCAGCTACTCAAGGCCTTCAATCTCGTACGGTGTAGAAATTGCCTG GCTCTCATAGCTAGACGGAGTGACATGGTGATACCGTCTAGTGTTGACCAATGTGGTGCTCATGTCATGCCGTTGTTGTACAAAGGTGCGCAGGAGGTGATAACAGTGCACAACACATCTGGGCTCGCACTCCATGGCAATCCTTCTGATGCTCACAGCTGGTTCCCAGG ATATACGTGGACGATTGCGCTGTGTGCTGCCTGCGAGTCCAACATCGGCTGGCTGTTCAGGGCTGACAAAAGGAACCTTCTTCCGAAGTCCTTCTGGGGTGTCCGCATTTCCCAAACTAAAGATGGCACACAATCGGCCAAGGACCGATCGTCCGTATGA